The following are encoded together in the Deinococcus soli (ex Cha et al. 2016) genome:
- a CDS encoding ComEA family DNA-binding protein, whose protein sequence is MPDRWTLLLGGAVLFAAAFTLMPALFPQPRVPTVTRVALPAATSPAPTTPEAPVYPTTTSITPLISGRVNLNSASLEQLEALPRVGPALASRIVAGRPYRSLADLDRVKGVGPAALKALGPLVSF, encoded by the coding sequence ATGCCGGACCGCTGGACGCTCCTGCTGGGCGGCGCGGTGCTGTTCGCGGCGGCGTTCACGTTGATGCCGGCCCTGTTCCCGCAGCCGCGTGTGCCGACCGTGACCCGCGTGGCGCTGCCTGCGGCGACCTCGCCTGCGCCCACCACGCCAGAGGCGCCGGTCTACCCCACCACGACCAGCATCACGCCGCTGATCTCCGGGCGGGTGAACCTGAATTCGGCCAGCCTGGAGCAGCTTGAAGCCCTGCCGAGGGTCGGCCCGGCACTGGCCTCAAGGATCGTGGCGGGGCGGCCCTACCGCTCGCTGGCGGACCTGGACCGCGTGAAGGGCGTCGGGCCAGCGGCGCTGAAGGCCCTGGGGCCGCTGGTGTCGTTCTGA
- the rpmH gene encoding 50S ribosomal protein L34, producing the protein MKRTYQPNNRKRAKTHGFRARMKTKSGRNILARRRAKGRHQLTVADE; encoded by the coding sequence ATGAAGCGTACCTACCAGCCCAACAACCGCAAGCGCGCCAAGACCCACGGCTTCCGCGCCCGCATGAAGACCAAGTCCGGCCGTAACATCCTCGCGCGTCGCCGCGCCAAGGGCCGTCACCAGCTCACCGTCGCCGACGAGTAA
- the rnpA gene encoding ribonuclease P protein component, whose amino-acid sequence MALDSLRGDRDFRKVRAHGQAIRDPLFTLRVTEYRPRHREAWQPRAIIGIVVSKKTLKKAVDRNRARRRAREALRTLPGGLPACRAILLPNPAILTVPFTDLQAALERALKRAPTRGGRGGKGGSSGKGGVGGNPGGGRRVPAPVPPAAPQPALDSPEPDPQGEHA is encoded by the coding sequence GTGGCGCTGGACTCATTACGGGGCGACCGCGACTTCCGTAAGGTTCGCGCCCACGGGCAGGCGATCCGCGATCCGCTGTTCACACTGCGCGTCACCGAGTACCGCCCCCGCCACAGGGAGGCGTGGCAGCCACGCGCGATCATCGGCATCGTGGTGAGCAAGAAGACCCTGAAAAAGGCCGTGGACCGCAACCGCGCCCGTCGCCGCGCCCGCGAAGCCCTGCGCACCCTGCCCGGCGGTCTCCCCGCCTGCCGCGCCATCCTGCTCCCCAACCCCGCCATCCTGACGGTGCCGTTCACGGATCTCCAGGCGGCGCTGGAACGCGCCCTGAAGCGCGCCCCCACGCGCGGCGGCCGGGGTGGCAAGGGCGGCAGCAGCGGAAAAGGCGGAGTCGGCGGGAACCCGGGCGGCGGGCGGCGCGTACCTGCCCCCGTGCCCCCAGCCGCCCCCCAGCCCGCGCTAGACTCACCGGAACCCGACCCGCAGGGGGAACACGCGTGA
- the yidD gene encoding membrane protein insertion efficiency factor YidD, which translates to MVRAVRSYQQHLSPRKPAPTCRFTPTCSEYAAQAIERHGAVKGGWLATWRIMRCNPLVPGGFDPVPEHFPKRQPRNP; encoded by the coding sequence ATGGTCCGGGCCGTCCGTTCCTACCAGCAGCACCTCTCGCCCCGGAAGCCCGCGCCCACCTGCCGCTTCACCCCGACCTGCTCGGAGTACGCCGCGCAGGCCATCGAGCGGCACGGCGCCGTGAAGGGCGGCTGGCTGGCCACGTGGCGCATCATGCGCTGCAATCCCCTGGTGCCCGGCGGGTTCGACCCGGTCCCCGAGCACTTCCCCAAGAGGCAACCCCGAAACCCATGA
- the yidC gene encoding YidC/Oxa1 family membrane protein insertase has translation MKTRHLLPIAALGGMLLLSGCGQTGPLPTFGKAITPEWIKADFDGQPGDEYIATSNLQDVVFNARGEVIGWYVKGYAGTPYIKKRADGTYDFSALTNQKGIVNMVAGRKALAVEDKAAGLDPAQPAETSTPTGLTTDLKANRQDAVFRYTQGGATVTKTVTLHPRNFKVDLKTEVTGGSERVNILFPGLGKADNPRVQAYTQGGAQPAAVQGSGTLSVDNIQYAALQEVGGSAFGPGQAAHALMILPQGGTQVNTTLTGGSQGLITASVPASSNLEVYGGKNELIHLYQSGYTDLPGLFKPNFFGQISLLIVKLMEQLYKLIGNWGLVLVVLTILLRAIMWPLMQAQGRTTARMQVMQPKIKEIQEKYRDRKDMDSQRAMQAEMAQLYKDYNFNPAGCFSTFIPFPVLIALWSTIRNFEFDSGFLWLPDLAIPDPFYLLALVYLIVNIGQLYVMTRKTPEMFRQQAFIYLIFLYFALTFPAGVTIYIILSTLIGIGQQILINKQVEKETATIGQKVEKAPARPAKASKTIDAPKK, from the coding sequence ATGAAGACACGACACCTGCTTCCAATCGCCGCCCTGGGCGGCATGTTGCTGCTCAGCGGCTGCGGTCAGACCGGCCCGCTCCCCACCTTCGGCAAGGCCATCACCCCCGAATGGATCAAGGCCGACTTCGACGGCCAGCCCGGCGACGAGTACATCGCCACGAGCAACCTCCAGGACGTGGTGTTCAACGCGCGTGGCGAGGTCATCGGCTGGTACGTCAAGGGCTACGCCGGAACCCCCTACATCAAGAAGCGGGCCGACGGCACCTACGACTTCAGCGCCCTGACCAACCAGAAGGGCATCGTGAACATGGTCGCCGGGCGCAAGGCCCTGGCCGTCGAGGACAAGGCCGCCGGGCTCGATCCCGCGCAGCCGGCCGAGACCAGCACCCCGACCGGCCTGACCACCGACCTGAAGGCCAACCGCCAGGACGCCGTGTTCCGCTACACGCAGGGCGGCGCGACCGTCACGAAGACCGTCACCCTGCACCCCCGGAACTTCAAGGTCGACCTGAAGACTGAGGTGACGGGCGGCTCCGAACGCGTGAACATCCTGTTCCCGGGTCTGGGCAAGGCCGATAACCCGCGCGTGCAGGCCTACACGCAGGGTGGCGCGCAGCCCGCCGCCGTGCAGGGCAGCGGTACCCTGAGTGTCGACAACATCCAGTACGCCGCGCTTCAGGAAGTCGGTGGATCGGCATTCGGTCCAGGACAGGCCGCACACGCCTTGATGATCCTCCCGCAGGGCGGCACGCAGGTGAACACCACGCTGACAGGCGGCAGCCAGGGCCTGATCACGGCGTCCGTGCCCGCCAGCAGCAATCTGGAAGTCTACGGCGGCAAGAACGAACTGATTCATCTGTACCAGAGCGGCTACACCGACCTGCCCGGCCTGTTCAAACCGAACTTCTTCGGTCAGATCAGCCTGCTGATCGTGAAACTCATGGAGCAGCTGTACAAGCTGATCGGCAACTGGGGGCTGGTGCTGGTCGTCCTGACGATCCTGCTGCGCGCCATCATGTGGCCCCTGATGCAGGCGCAGGGCCGCACCACCGCCCGCATGCAGGTCATGCAGCCCAAGATCAAGGAAATCCAGGAGAAGTACAGGGACCGCAAGGACATGGACTCCCAGCGGGCCATGCAGGCCGAGATGGCCCAGCTGTACAAGGACTACAACTTCAACCCGGCCGGGTGCTTCTCCACGTTCATTCCGTTCCCGGTGCTGATCGCGCTGTGGTCCACGATCCGCAACTTCGAGTTCGACAGCGGCTTCCTGTGGCTGCCGGACCTCGCCATTCCGGACCCGTTCTACCTGCTGGCCCTCGTGTACCTGATCGTGAACATCGGCCAGCTGTACGTCATGACCCGCAAGACCCCGGAGATGTTCCGCCAGCAGGCGTTCATCTACCTGATCTTCCTGTACTTCGCGCTGACCTTCCCGGCGGGCGTGACGATCTACATCATCCTGTCCACCCTGATCGGCATCGGGCAGCAGATCCTGATCAACAAGCAGGTCGAGAAGGAAACCGCCACCATCGGCCAGAAGGTCGAGAAGGCCCCCGCCCGGCCCGCCAAGGCCAGCAAGACCATCGACGCGCCCAAGAAGTAA
- a CDS encoding heavy metal translocating P-type ATPase has translation MTTQTLTTPRDRREPRFTMSPELRRAVTLTALTLAGLLVGLTGQYLLHLPAVGWAGYVTAFLAGGIPAGREALHSLFVDRKLDVDLLMVLAALGAASIGQAADGAILLFLFSLSNTLQDWAMGRTSSAIQALMNLNPEGATVRRDGVEKWCELGEIRIGDLLVVRPGERVAADARVVRGQTSVDESPITGESVPVDKVPGAELASGTVNLNGSVEAEVIRLAGESTLARLVGLMEQAQTQKSRTESLTERWESPYAMIVLALVPAVYALLRFGFGLSVDDAWYRAMTFMVVASPCAVVISTPAVMLSAMAAAARAGVLFKSSAALDALAGVQTVAFDKTGTLTQARMTLTAVHAGDEGQALALAAGLEAHSEHPIAQAIVTAAGERSVTPLTVTDAQAIPGHGIEAHLPDGQVAWAGNVRLADRQGATLDATQQAALSDLGAHGSSSVIVGVGPRVTGVMGVADALRPDIRAALDALKASGVAHRVMLTGDREEVARSVAAEVGLSEFRAGLLPEDKLRLIGELPGPVAMVGDGVNDAPALARADLGVAVASGTDVAIESADVVLMQNDLGKLAGAVRLARDARRTVITNLAFAFGVILIVAPLAVAGKVPLPLGVLAHEGGTVFVVFMGLRLLRRRV, from the coding sequence GTGACCACCCAGACCCTCACCACCCCGCGCGACCGCCGAGAGCCGCGCTTCACGATGTCGCCGGAGCTGCGCCGCGCCGTCACCCTGACCGCCCTGACCCTGGCTGGCCTGCTCGTGGGCCTGACCGGGCAGTACCTCCTGCACCTCCCGGCCGTGGGGTGGGCCGGGTACGTCACGGCGTTCCTGGCGGGCGGCATTCCCGCCGGGCGCGAGGCGCTGCACTCGCTGTTCGTGGACCGCAAGCTGGACGTGGACCTGCTGATGGTCCTGGCGGCCCTGGGCGCGGCGAGCATCGGGCAGGCGGCGGACGGCGCGATCCTGCTGTTCCTGTTCAGCCTCAGTAACACCCTGCAGGACTGGGCGATGGGCCGCACGTCCAGCGCCATCCAGGCCCTGATGAACCTGAACCCGGAAGGTGCGACCGTCCGCCGGGACGGCGTGGAGAAATGGTGTGAACTGGGCGAGATCCGCATCGGGGACCTGCTGGTCGTGCGGCCCGGCGAGCGGGTCGCCGCCGACGCGCGGGTCGTCCGGGGGCAGACGAGCGTGGACGAGAGTCCTATCACGGGTGAGAGCGTCCCGGTGGACAAGGTCCCTGGCGCGGAGCTGGCGTCCGGCACCGTGAACCTGAACGGCAGCGTGGAGGCCGAAGTGATCCGCCTGGCAGGCGAGAGCACCCTGGCGCGGCTGGTGGGCCTGATGGAGCAGGCGCAGACGCAGAAGAGCCGCACCGAGAGCCTGACCGAACGCTGGGAGAGCCCGTACGCGATGATCGTGCTGGCCCTCGTGCCCGCCGTGTACGCCCTGCTGCGCTTCGGGTTCGGTCTGAGCGTGGACGACGCGTGGTACCGCGCGATGACGTTCATGGTGGTCGCCAGCCCCTGCGCCGTGGTGATCAGCACGCCCGCCGTGATGCTCTCGGCCATGGCAGCCGCCGCGCGCGCCGGGGTGCTGTTCAAGAGCAGCGCCGCGCTGGACGCCCTGGCGGGCGTGCAGACCGTCGCGTTCGACAAGACCGGCACGCTGACGCAGGCGCGCATGACCCTGACGGCTGTGCACGCCGGGGACGAGGGCCAGGCGCTGGCGCTGGCCGCCGGACTGGAGGCGCACAGCGAGCACCCCATCGCGCAGGCCATCGTCACCGCCGCCGGGGAACGCAGTGTGACCCCGCTGACCGTCACGGACGCGCAGGCAATTCCCGGCCACGGCATCGAGGCCCACCTGCCGGACGGGCAGGTCGCGTGGGCGGGGAACGTCCGCCTCGCGGACCGGCAGGGCGCCACGCTGGACGCCACGCAGCAGGCGGCCCTGAGTGACCTGGGCGCGCACGGCAGCAGCAGCGTCATCGTCGGCGTCGGCCCGCGCGTAACCGGCGTGATGGGCGTCGCCGACGCCCTGCGGCCCGACATCCGCGCCGCGCTGGACGCCCTGAAGGCCAGCGGCGTCGCCCACCGCGTCATGCTGACCGGCGACCGCGAGGAGGTCGCCCGCAGCGTGGCCGCCGAGGTGGGCCTGAGTGAGTTCCGCGCGGGGCTGCTGCCCGAGGACAAGCTGCGCCTGATCGGCGAGCTGCCCGGCCCGGTCGCCATGGTCGGGGACGGCGTGAACGACGCGCCCGCCCTGGCCCGCGCCGACCTGGGCGTCGCAGTCGCGTCCGGCACCGACGTCGCCATCGAGAGCGCGGACGTGGTCCTCATGCAGAACGACCTCGGGAAACTGGCGGGCGCGGTGCGGCTGGCCCGCGACGCGCGGCGCACCGTGATCACGAACCTCGCCTTCGCGTTCGGGGTGATCCTGATCGTCGCGCCTCTCGCCGTGGCGGGCAAGGTCCCGCTGCCGCTGGGCGTCCTGGCGCACGAGGGCGGCACGGTGTTCGTGGTGTTCATGGGCCTGCGCCTGCTGCGCCGCCGGGTATAG
- a CDS encoding NADP-dependent isocitrate dehydrogenase yields the protein MTQPTLDPAHTATLTTVAVAHGDGIGPEIMDATLRILAAAGARIQPVPIRIGEAVYREGHTSGFTPDTWDTLRAAGMLLKAPITTPQGGGYKSVNVTLRKTLGLYANVRPCRAYAPFVPSHHAGTDVVIIRENEEDLYAGIEHRQTREVVQCLKLVTRDGCERIVRYAFEYARAHGRRRVTALSKDNIMKLTDGLFHQVFREIGAEYPDLEQEHQIIDIGTARLATRPERYDVVVTLNLYGDIISDVAAEVTGSVGLAGSANIGPSFALFEAIHGSAPDIAGQNVANPGGLLQAAVMMLGHLGQHDVAVRVQNAWLRTLEDGVHTADIAGEHTRERVGTRGFADAVIARLGQEPQVLPAARRGPGQLPAPAPQPGRRDVVKALVGTDVFFEWAEADRDPAVLAARLEALATGRLRLNMITNRGVKVWPGGQPETFLADHWRCRFLTNGDGPVRHADVVALLTGLLGSGLDFIKTEHLYTFDGVPGYSMGQGQ from the coding sequence ATGACTCAACCCACGCTGGACCCTGCCCACACCGCGACCCTCACCACTGTCGCCGTCGCCCATGGGGACGGCATCGGCCCGGAGATCATGGACGCCACCCTGCGGATCCTGGCCGCCGCCGGGGCGCGCATCCAGCCCGTCCCGATCCGTATCGGCGAGGCGGTGTACCGCGAGGGCCACACCAGCGGCTTCACGCCCGACACCTGGGACACCCTGCGCGCGGCGGGCATGCTCCTGAAAGCGCCCATCACCACCCCGCAGGGCGGCGGGTACAAGAGCGTGAACGTCACGCTGCGCAAGACGCTGGGCCTGTACGCGAACGTCCGCCCGTGCCGCGCCTACGCGCCGTTCGTGCCCAGCCACCACGCGGGCACGGACGTGGTCATCATCCGCGAGAACGAGGAGGACCTGTACGCCGGGATCGAGCACCGCCAGACGCGCGAGGTCGTGCAGTGCCTGAAGCTCGTCACGCGGGACGGCTGCGAGCGGATCGTGCGGTACGCCTTCGAGTACGCCCGCGCGCACGGGCGGCGCAGGGTGACGGCCCTGAGCAAGGACAACATCATGAAGCTCACGGACGGCCTGTTCCATCAGGTGTTCCGCGAGATCGGCGCCGAGTACCCGGACCTCGAACAGGAGCACCAGATCATCGACATCGGCACGGCACGGCTGGCGACCCGCCCGGAACGGTACGACGTGGTCGTGACCCTGAACCTGTACGGGGACATCATCAGTGACGTGGCGGCCGAGGTGACGGGCTCGGTGGGGCTGGCGGGCAGCGCGAACATCGGCCCGAGCTTCGCGCTGTTCGAGGCGATTCACGGCAGCGCGCCGGACATCGCCGGGCAGAACGTCGCCAACCCCGGCGGGCTGCTGCAGGCGGCGGTCATGATGCTGGGGCACCTGGGGCAGCACGACGTGGCGGTGCGGGTGCAGAACGCGTGGCTGCGCACCCTGGAGGACGGCGTGCACACCGCCGACATCGCGGGAGAACACACCCGTGAGCGGGTCGGGACGCGCGGGTTCGCGGACGCCGTGATCGCCCGGCTGGGGCAGGAGCCGCAGGTGCTGCCCGCCGCGCGCCGGGGACCGGGGCAGCTGCCCGCGCCCGCGCCGCAGCCGGGGCGCCGGGACGTGGTGAAGGCCCTGGTGGGCACGGACGTGTTCTTCGAGTGGGCCGAGGCGGACCGTGATCCGGCGGTGCTGGCGGCGCGGCTGGAGGCGCTGGCGACCGGGCGGCTGCGGCTGAACATGATCACGAACCGGGGGGTGAAGGTCTGGCCGGGCGGACAGCCGGAGACGTTCCTTGCGGATCACTGGCGCTGCCGCTTCCTGACCAATGGGGACGGGCCGGTGCGGCACGCGGACGTGGTGGCGCTGCTGACGGGCCTGCTGGGCAGCGGGCTGGATTTCATCAAGACCGAGCACCTGTACACCTTCGACGGGGTGCCGGGTTACTCGATGGGTCAGGGGCAGTAG
- a CDS encoding helix-turn-helix transcriptional regulator — protein sequence MTTPAPWTFLTNHTHVLLCLQRHPGDTLREVATRVGITERAVQRIVRDLEDAGVLTRERQGRRNTYRLQPSTPLRHPLEAHHTVGELLDLLR from the coding sequence ATGACCACGCCCGCCCCGTGGACCTTCCTCACCAACCACACCCACGTCCTGCTGTGCCTACAGCGGCACCCCGGCGACACCCTCCGCGAAGTCGCCACGCGCGTCGGCATCACCGAACGCGCCGTACAACGCATCGTCCGCGACCTCGAAGACGCCGGCGTCCTCACCCGCGAACGCCAGGGCCGCCGCAACACCTACCGCCTCCAGCCCAGCACCCCCCTGCGCCACCCCCTCGAAGCGCACCACACCGTCGGCGAACTCCTCGACCTGCTCCGCTGA
- a CDS encoding acetyltransferase gives MTTHKLHIKRVVIVGTGGHAREIHELIEDINTAAPTWEIMGWLDSNAAAHGTTVHDLPVLGDVEWLQANPDVYVTVAIGAPPVRRRVVERVRAVGHTKFATLIHPTALIGRRVEIGEGTVICAGVITSTDYRLGQHVLINRMATVAHDDHLHDFVTIAPSAVISGNVTIGEGTDLGTNATVNQGVEIGAWTIVGSGAVVTKSLPANCTAVGAPAKPIKERPEGWHL, from the coding sequence ATGACAACGCACAAGCTCCATATCAAGCGAGTCGTCATTGTCGGTACTGGCGGACACGCCCGCGAGATCCACGAACTCATTGAAGACATCAACACCGCAGCGCCCACCTGGGAGATCATGGGCTGGCTGGACAGCAACGCTGCTGCCCATGGCACGACCGTCCACGACCTGCCCGTCTTGGGTGACGTTGAATGGCTCCAAGCCAATCCAGACGTGTACGTCACTGTCGCCATCGGCGCGCCACCCGTCCGCCGCCGCGTGGTGGAGCGCGTCCGCGCCGTCGGCCACACCAAGTTCGCCACGCTGATCCACCCCACCGCCCTGATCGGACGCCGTGTCGAGATCGGCGAGGGCACCGTCATCTGCGCCGGCGTCATCACCAGCACCGACTACCGCCTGGGACAGCACGTCTTGATCAACAGGATGGCCACCGTCGCCCACGACGACCACCTGCACGACTTCGTGACCATCGCCCCCAGCGCCGTGATCAGCGGGAACGTCACCATCGGCGAGGGCACCGACCTGGGCACGAACGCCACCGTGAACCAGGGCGTCGAGATCGGTGCCTGGACCATCGTCGGCTCGGGCGCCGTCGTCACGAAATCCCTCCCCGCCAACTGCACCGCTGTCGGCGCCCCGGCCAAACCCATCAAGGAACGCCCGGAGGGCTGGCACCTCTGA
- a CDS encoding DUF664 domain-containing protein: MSSTLLTDRPGFTPMIARLVGMMTYTRETTLEAVQGWTVEELDLIPDGHANSAGMLLAHMAAVERIYQLISDGHPDPDSALEAQYRPGLNLGEQGRAELRGRPLRHYLEELTRVRAGTLELLGSRDDAWLDEPLPFWGGTGNRHFMWFHVFEDEINHRGQLRLLRRHQPGLQGLGLTGAWLEPLADGRGVRCRTVFKGSPAAQAGLKTGDEIVAIDGMDVQGVYFHELRLGAAPGVSSTFTVRRADGTQDVTVTRVARPG, encoded by the coding sequence ATGTCCTCCACGCTGCTCACGGACCGGCCCGGTTTCACACCCATGATCGCGCGACTGGTCGGGATGATGACCTACACGCGCGAGACGACCCTGGAGGCCGTGCAGGGCTGGACAGTCGAGGAACTGGACCTGATTCCGGACGGTCACGCGAACAGCGCCGGGATGCTGCTGGCGCACATGGCGGCGGTGGAGCGTATCTACCAGCTGATCAGTGACGGTCACCCGGACCCGGACAGTGCGCTGGAGGCGCAGTACCGGCCGGGATTGAACCTCGGGGAGCAGGGCCGCGCGGAGCTCCGGGGGCGCCCGCTGCGGCACTACCTGGAGGAACTGACCCGGGTGCGCGCTGGAACGCTGGAGCTGCTGGGATCACGGGACGACGCGTGGCTGGACGAACCCCTCCCCTTCTGGGGGGGCACGGGCAACCGGCACTTCATGTGGTTCCACGTGTTCGAGGACGAGATCAACCACCGCGGCCAGCTGCGGCTGCTGCGGCGGCACCAGCCGGGGTTGCAGGGGCTGGGCCTGACGGGCGCGTGGCTGGAACCGCTCGCGGACGGTCGTGGGGTGCGCTGCCGCACGGTGTTCAAGGGCAGCCCGGCCGCGCAGGCGGGGTTGAAGACCGGGGATGAGATCGTCGCCATCGACGGGATGGACGTGCAGGGCGTCTACTTCCATGAGTTGCGGCTGGGGGCCGCGCCGGGTGTCAGCAGCACCTTCACGGTCCGGCGCGCTGACGGCACGCAGGACGTGACCGTCACGCGCGTGGCGCGGCCCGGCTGA